The following coding sequences lie in one Miscanthus floridulus cultivar M001 unplaced genomic scaffold, ASM1932011v1 os_2420, whole genome shotgun sequence genomic window:
- the LOC136534952 gene encoding cytochrome P450 89A9-like — MLTRMCFGDDVDALHVHSMERMMLEFTAAIAEAKVFSRSTMARLWHWRKWRRFLGFRSQQAALFVPLIEAARRRRQRTGQHGAGDSGGSVRRTYVDSLIDNQSIPDEDNPRNKRALSKDEMVSLVVEFFGVAEGIVTALEWTLAHLVNQPEVQAKLRREIIAGNHGGDDADEDGKCPAGRSTYLHAVVLECLRLHPPFPLVMREVRSEGTVIGTATVPAGGMRVQLILGDIGKDEKLWTDPGEFRPERFLPGGEGEDVVAVPAGPKEIRMMPFGAGQRACPGAAMAVQFVEGFLAVLVREFEWAAPGEQADNGSADDDGVDMTEHYGFITMMKSPLRAHITPRA; from the coding sequence ATGCTCACGCGCATGTGCTTCGGCGACGACGTCGACGCGCTCCATGTCCATTCCATGGAACGCATGATGCTGGAGTTCACTGCCGCCATCGCGGAAGCCAAGGTCTTCTCTCGCTCGACCATGGCGAGACTCTGGCACTGGAGGAAGTGGCGACGGTTCCTTGGCTTCCGCAGCCAGCAGGCCGCGCTGTTCGTCCCCCTCATCGAGGCGGCGAGGCGCCGTCGTCAAAGGACTGGGCAGCATGGCGCCGGCGACAGTGGTGGCAGCGTCCGACGAACGTACGTTGACTCGCTCATCGACAACCAAAGCATCCCCGACGAAGACAATCCCCGGAACAAGCGTGCGCTCTCGAAGGACGAGATGGTGAGCCTCGTGGTGGAGTTCTTCGGTGTCGCGGAGGGCATCGTGACCGCTCTCGAGTGGACGCTCGCCCATCTCGTCAACCAGCCGGAGGTCCAGGCAAAGCTACGCCGTGAGATCATCGCCGGGAACcatggtggtgatgatgctgaCGAAGATGGCAAGTGCCCTGCCGGTAGGTCGACGTACCTGCACGCCGTCGTGCTCGAATGCCTCCGGCTGCACCCGCCGTTCCCGCTGGTCATGCGCGAGGTCCGTTCCGAGGGCACGGTGATTGGCACAGCAACCGTGCCGGCTGGCGGCATGCGGGTGCAGTTGATACTAGGGGACATCGGGAAGGACGAGAAGCTGTGGACGGATCCCGGCGAGTTCCGGCCGGAGCGGTTCCTTCCCGGAGGCGAAGGCGAAGACGTGGTTGCGGTACCCGCCGGGCCGAAGGAGATCAGGATGATGCCGTTCGGCGCGGGGCAGAGAGCGTGCCCGGGCGCCGCGATGGCCGTGCAGTTCGTCGAAGGCTTCCTCGCCGTGCTGGTGCGCGAGTTCGAGTGGGCGGCGCCAGGGGAACAAGCAGACAATGGCAGTGCCGACGATGATGGCGTTGACATGACGGAGCACTACGGGTTCATCACGATGATGAAGTCACCGCTCAGGGCGCACATCACACCTCGCGCGTAA